A stretch of Miscanthus floridulus cultivar M001 chromosome 13, ASM1932011v1, whole genome shotgun sequence DNA encodes these proteins:
- the LOC136500059 gene encoding uncharacterized mitochondrial protein AtMg00810-like: MAARFRMNDLGALSYSLDIEVRRGKKELTLDQSAYASKLLERSDMAECKPCVTPMEKWLKLTKASTAVKVDATLYRSIVDSLRYLVHTRPDIAFVVGYVSRFMKDPR, encoded by the coding sequence atggcggctcgttttcgaatgaatgatctcggcgcactctcctactccCTCGACATCGAGGTGAGGCGAGGGAAGAAGGAACTCACGCTcgatcagagcgcgtatgcctcgaagctaTTAGAGCGGAGcgacatggctgagtgcaagccatgcgtgactccaatgGAGAAGTGGCTGAAGTTGACGAAAGCCAGCACCGcggtgaaggtggatgcaacactctaccggagcattgtcgacagtctacgctacctagtccacacgaggccggacattgcgttcgtcgtgggctacgtcagtcgcttcatgaagGATCCCAGATAG
- the LOC136500060 gene encoding patellin-2-like, with the protein MVEGWLRSSGLTPFTMRPSQGYLSLGMRDVRASLPPVPEDAEQRAVNRAHAEVQKKWKDTEEAKCKRKILECKELEKHRRQQRHNGLLVESSPSSSFRLPRAMATRASRKHQAEVPALAPRKALKVSTSSTAQWVVEVQTAIQHGAALARADPKELVAQGEATEVATKQAEEEEPTPREAKAHESDGAEAPLVAEATEGEAKAPRTSEAKAMEARAPRTTEAEVVGTGAPATTEAEVVEAGVSAAKVGEGGALHAGIKRALAVISSHYASVDLEAISDSYVLAKDDEEANEEVTKLMEAAESPGTVLAKLFEEEVVPPTPSANAGNPEP; encoded by the exons atggtggaggggtggCTGAGGAGCAGTGGTCTGACCCCATTCACGATGCGCCCATCGCaggggtacctctctctg gggatgagggatgtgcgagcctctttgccgcccgttcctgaggacgcagagcagcgggcggtgaaccgggcgcacgccgaggtgCAGAAGAAGTGGAAGGACACCGAGGAGGCAAAGTGCAAGCGGAAGATCCTTGAGTGCAAAGAGCTAGAGAAGCATCGTCGGCAGCAGAGGCACAATGGTCTCCTGGTGGAGTCATCTCCGTCATCGTCATTTCGGCTTCCTCGAGCGATGGCGACGAGAGCGAG CCGAAAGCATCAGGCAGAAGTGCCTGCCctggcgccacgtaaggcgctcaaggtgagcaccagctccaccgctcaatgggtggtggaggtgcAAACCGCCATACAACATGGCGCGGCATTGGcgagggctgacccgaaggagctggttgcccagggagaggctaccgaggtggccacgaagcaagcggaggaggaggagcctacgcCCCGCGAGGCCAAGGCccatgagtcagatggggccgaggcacccttagttgccgaggccaccgagggcgaggccaaGGCCCCCCGGACTTCCGAGGCCAAGGCGATGGAGGCTAGGGcacccaggaccaccgaggccgaggtggtgggGACCGGAGCCCCCGCGACCACTGAGGCCGAGGTGGTGGAGGCCGGCGTGAGCGCGGCAAA ggttggagaaggag GGGCGCTGCACGCGGGcatcaagcgtgccctggccgtcatctcctcgcactacgccagcgtcgacctcgaggccatcagtgacAGCTACGTCTTGGctaaggatgacgaggaggctaatgaggaggtcacgaagctgatggaggcggctgagAGCCCCGGCACGGTgctggccaagctgtttgaagaggaggtggttcctcccacgccGTCCGCCAACGCTGGcaaccctgagccttga